One Psychrobacillus glaciei genomic region harbors:
- a CDS encoding carboxypeptidase M32: MTLEQQFLDYVKKIGAYNEALGVLYWDMRTGAPKKGIDQRSEVVGVLATDVFNLSTSDELKQLLDELEPTIDSANNVTKRVFEEVKKQYELSKKIPADEYKKFVIMQSKSESVWEEAKSKNDWGMFKPYLTEMVETLKKFVTYWGVKDGNPYNVLLDQYEPGMTTEVLDTVFGDLRNRIVPLLKKISESPNQPKTDFLFKHFDKKQQEAFSLDILKQLGYDFEAGRLDETVHPFATGLNRGDVRITTKYDESDFRSAVFGTIHECGHAIYEQNVGEELTGTPLSGGASMGIHESQSLFYENFVGRNPKFWEQNYGKLQSYSPEQFGDVAMEDFLRAINEVKPSLIRIEADELTYALHIMIRYEIEKGLFNGDLKVEELPEIWNAKYEEYLGVRPETNAEGILQDVHWAGASFGYFPSYALGYMYASQFKSAMLKDIPNFDELFEKGDLSPIKDWLTKNVHQYGALKKPLEILKDTTGEGLNGNYLADYLEEKYTKLYQL; this comes from the coding sequence TTGACACTTGAACAGCAGTTTCTAGACTATGTAAAAAAGATTGGTGCCTACAATGAAGCGTTAGGTGTTTTGTATTGGGATATGCGCACTGGAGCTCCAAAAAAGGGGATAGATCAGCGTTCTGAAGTTGTAGGTGTCCTTGCAACAGATGTATTTAATCTTTCTACTTCGGATGAATTAAAGCAATTATTAGATGAATTAGAACCAACGATAGATTCTGCTAATAATGTAACGAAACGGGTATTTGAAGAAGTAAAAAAACAATATGAATTAAGCAAAAAAATCCCTGCTGATGAATATAAAAAGTTTGTCATTATGCAATCTAAATCAGAATCTGTTTGGGAAGAAGCAAAATCCAAAAATGATTGGGGAATGTTCAAACCTTATTTAACGGAAATGGTTGAAACGTTAAAGAAATTCGTAACTTACTGGGGAGTTAAAGATGGCAATCCGTACAATGTCCTTTTAGATCAATATGAACCAGGGATGACGACGGAAGTTTTGGATACAGTATTTGGTGATCTAAGAAACCGCATTGTACCTTTATTGAAGAAAATTTCTGAATCTCCAAATCAACCAAAAACAGATTTCTTATTTAAACATTTTGATAAGAAACAACAAGAAGCATTTAGTCTAGATATACTTAAACAATTAGGTTATGATTTTGAAGCTGGTCGACTAGATGAAACGGTTCATCCATTTGCTACTGGTTTAAATCGTGGAGACGTACGAATTACAACAAAATACGATGAATCAGACTTCCGTTCTGCTGTCTTTGGTACCATTCATGAATGTGGTCATGCCATTTACGAACAGAATGTGGGAGAAGAGTTAACAGGAACACCTTTATCTGGTGGTGCTTCTATGGGAATTCATGAGTCACAATCATTGTTTTACGAAAATTTTGTAGGACGCAATCCGAAGTTTTGGGAACAAAACTATGGAAAATTACAAAGTTATTCTCCTGAGCAATTCGGAGACGTTGCAATGGAAGACTTTTTACGTGCCATTAATGAAGTGAAGCCTTCATTAATTAGAATAGAAGCTGACGAATTAACATACGCGCTACATATTATGATTCGTTACGAAATTGAAAAAGGTTTATTCAATGGAGATTTAAAAGTAGAAGAATTACCGGAGATTTGGAATGCAAAATATGAGGAATATCTTGGTGTTCGACCAGAGACAAATGCAGAAGGAATTCTACAAGACGTCCACTGGGCAGGGGCAAGTTTTGGTTATTTCCCATCCTATGCTTTAGGATATATGTATGCATCTCAATTTAAATCTGCAATGCTTAAAGACATTCCTAATTTTGACGAGCTATTTGAAAAAGGAGATTTATCTCCAATAAAAGATTGGCTTACAAAAAATGTCCATCAATATGGCGCACTTAAAAAACCACTTGAAATATTAAAAGATACGACAGGGGAAGGGCTTAACGGCAATTACCTTGCAGATTATTTAGAAGAAAAGTATACAAAATTATATCAATTATAA